A genomic segment from Bradyrhizobium sp. ISRA430 encodes:
- a CDS encoding branched-chain amino acid ABC transporter permease: MMILSGDPPKSRVLTLILVVIILALAATPFLFPGAKALNVAAKICVFAALVASYDLLLGYTGSVSFAHTMFYGIGSYAIAIALYAIGPNWAAVATGIAVGLPLAALLALAIGLFSLRVAAIFFAMITLAVASAFQVLASQLSWLTGGEDGRSFQLPELLRPGTVLISKNLLGFEINGRTLTYYLVFAVSALMILGLLRVVNSPFGRVLQAIRENRFRAEALGFRTVFHLTYANCLAALVAASAGILNALWLRYAGPDTSLSFSIMLDILLMVVIGGMGTIYGAIIGATIFILAQNYLQSLMGVASKAATEAGLPLLPGLLHPDRWLLWLGLLFIASVYFFPTGVVGRLRTGGGGKGAGASH; the protein is encoded by the coding sequence ATGATGATTTTGTCAGGCGATCCGCCGAAGAGCCGCGTGCTCACCCTCATTCTCGTCGTCATCATCCTGGCGCTGGCGGCGACGCCCTTCCTGTTTCCCGGCGCCAAGGCGCTGAACGTCGCGGCCAAGATCTGCGTCTTCGCCGCGCTCGTTGCCTCCTACGACCTCCTGCTCGGCTATACCGGCTCGGTGTCGTTCGCTCATACCATGTTCTACGGCATCGGCAGCTACGCGATCGCGATCGCGCTGTACGCGATCGGCCCGAATTGGGCCGCGGTCGCAACCGGCATCGCCGTCGGCCTGCCGCTCGCGGCGCTGCTCGCGCTCGCCATCGGCTTGTTCTCGCTGCGGGTGGCGGCGATCTTCTTTGCCATGATCACGCTGGCGGTCGCCTCCGCCTTCCAGGTGCTGGCCTCGCAGCTCTCCTGGCTGACCGGGGGCGAGGATGGCCGCAGCTTTCAACTGCCCGAACTGCTTCGGCCCGGCACGGTGCTGATCTCCAAAAATCTCCTGGGCTTCGAGATCAACGGCCGCACCCTGACCTACTATCTCGTCTTCGCCGTCTCGGCGCTGATGATCCTCGGCCTGTTGCGGGTGGTGAACTCGCCGTTCGGGCGCGTGCTGCAGGCGATCCGCGAAAACCGCTTCCGCGCCGAGGCGCTCGGCTTCCGCACCGTCTTCCATCTCACCTACGCCAATTGCCTGGCCGCCTTGGTCGCCGCCAGCGCCGGCATTCTGAATGCGCTCTGGCTGCGCTATGCCGGGCCCGACACCTCGCTCAGCTTCTCGATCATGCTGGACATCCTCCTGATGGTGGTGATCGGCGGCATGGGCACGATCTACGGCGCGATCATCGGCGCCACGATCTTCATCCTCGCCCAGAACTATCTGCAGTCGCTGATGGGCGTTGCCTCCAAGGCAGCGACGGAGGCCGGCCTGCCGCTGCTGCCGGGGCTCCTGCATCCGGACCGCTGGCTGCTGTGGCTTGGTCTGCTGTTCATTGCGAGCGTCTACTTCTTCCCGACCGGCGTGGTGGGGCGGCTGCGCACGGGCGGCGGCGGCAAGGGCGCGGGCGCCTCGCATTAA